One genomic region from candidate division WOR-3 bacterium encodes:
- a CDS encoding CoB--CoM heterodisulfide reductase iron-sulfur subunit B family protein: MKYAFFPGCTVLGRGRNYELSARAVASALGIELFDLDDFECCGFPLKSVHYDTYFLMAARNILVSEEKGLDICTLCSACTGSLTEVNKDLNEDFDHRAKIVALLKKSGIDLKIGKPIKVKHFVKILYDEIGLEKIEKTIKKKLANLSLAPHYGCHYLKPSDIYENSEDPENPKSLDELIAVTGAKVINYTERLRCCGAGILAVNEDTAYSLTRPKLKELSKDSVDAMVLMCPFCSVMYDDNQKKIEQKFQEQYNLPVLYYPQVLGLAMGLEPKTLGLQMNRVSTKALLDKVKTI; encoded by the coding sequence ATGAAGTATGCATTTTTCCCGGGCTGTACGGTGTTGGGTCGTGGAAGAAATTATGAACTGTCAGCGAGGGCAGTTGCATCAGCGCTTGGTATTGAACTTTTTGACCTTGATGATTTTGAATGTTGCGGATTCCCACTTAAATCTGTTCACTATGATACATATTTCTTGATGGCAGCACGAAACATTCTCGTTAGCGAAGAGAAAGGATTGGATATCTGCACTCTTTGCAGCGCCTGCACTGGTTCATTGACCGAGGTGAATAAAGATTTGAATGAAGATTTTGACCATAGGGCAAAGATTGTAGCACTATTGAAGAAAAGTGGTATTGATTTAAAGATCGGCAAACCAATTAAAGTAAAACACTTTGTCAAAATTCTTTATGATGAGATTGGATTGGAAAAGATAGAAAAAACTATAAAGAAAAAACTGGCGAACCTTTCTCTTGCGCCCCATTATGGATGCCACTATCTGAAACCTTCTGATATTTATGAGAATTCGGAAGACCCAGAAAATCCAAAGTCGTTAGATGAATTGATTGCGGTCACTGGGGCAAAGGTGATAAATTACACGGAAAGATTAAGATGTTGTGGAGCAGGTATTCTGGCGGTAAATGAAGATACTGCATATTCATTGACCCGTCCGAAATTGAAAGAGCTCTCAAAAGATTCTGTAGACGCAATGGTTTTGATGTGTCCTTTCTGCAGTGTGATGTATGATGATAATCAAAAAAAGATTGAACAGAAATTTCAAGAACAATATAATCTTCCAGTGCTTTATTATCCACAGGTATTAGGCTTAGCAATGGGATTGGAACCAAAGACACTCGGGCTTCAAATGAACAGGGTATCAACGAAAGCGCTTTTGGATAAGGTAAAAACAATATAG
- a CDS encoding 4Fe-4S dicluster domain-containing protein, which translates to MSGIDPKFKYRVAQEPGGEKIKLCFACGICTASCPVREIDDRYNPRKIIRMILLGMKKRVLENDFIWFCSSCYACTERCPQGVRFTDVMNAIKNIAVKEGYVPKAFIQQIELLKKLGRLYEIDEFDNNKRSALGLPKVSKTKGFTEKIMAVTGIDKLFNRESNDK; encoded by the coding sequence ATGAGCGGTATTGATCCAAAATTTAAATACCGAGTTGCCCAGGAACCGGGTGGTGAGAAGATAAAATTGTGTTTTGCCTGTGGTATCTGTACGGCAAGTTGCCCGGTGCGCGAGATTGATGATAGGTACAATCCGAGAAAGATAATAAGGATGATTCTCTTAGGAATGAAGAAAAGGGTTCTGGAGAATGATTTTATATGGTTTTGTTCAAGTTGTTATGCCTGTACTGAACGGTGTCCACAGGGTGTGCGGTTTACGGATGTGATGAACGCAATTAAGAATATTGCAGTAAAAGAAGGTTATGTGCCCAAGGCATTTATCCAGCAAATTGAACTACTGAAGAAACTTGGCAGGCTCTATGAAATAGATGAATTTGATAATAATAAACGTTCAGCACTTGGACTACCAAAGGTCTCAAAGACAAAGGGATTTACCGAGAAGATTATGGCGGTGACAGGGATTGATAAACTTTTTAACCGAGAGAGCAATGACAAATAA
- a CDS encoding response regulator produces MKKSKILFIDDDKDFVEANKIILTNAGYEVITANDGKTGMQKAMSEKPDLIILDVILPDINGFSVCRELKENADLQNIPVILFTAIGTKTGGYPENIGKQHKADAYIEKPANPNLLLEKVNFLLTTATPKPKTEGERPKILLVDDDPDFLEATKQILLANRFEVITAKDGEEGIQKAKIESPDLIFLDVIMPGKDGYTVCYELRKNPQTRPIPIIMLTAIGQQLSKPEYAVDIAIDHLADDFIDKPVDTQTLLKKIEKHLLFR; encoded by the coding sequence ATGAAGAAATCAAAAATTTTATTCATTGATGATGACAAGGATTTTGTTGAGGCAAACAAAATCATTCTCACTAATGCAGGATACGAAGTTATCACTGCTAATGACGGAAAGACTGGAATGCAAAAGGCAATGAGTGAAAAGCCTGATTTGATAATTCTTGATGTTATCTTGCCCGATATTAATGGCTTTTCGGTCTGCCGGGAACTGAAGGAGAATGCTGATTTACAAAATATTCCGGTGATACTCTTTACGGCTATCGGAACCAAAACAGGCGGTTATCCTGAAAATATCGGGAAGCAGCATAAGGCAGATGCATACATTGAAAAGCCGGCGAATCCAAATTTGCTTTTAGAAAAGGTCAATTTTCTTTTGACCACTGCGACACCGAAGCCGAAAACAGAAGGTGAGAGACCCAAGATTTTACTTGTTGATGATGACCCGGATTTTCTTGAGGCAACAAAACAGATTCTGCTGGCAAATCGCTTTGAGGTGATAACTGCGAAAGATGGCGAAGAAGGTATCCAGAAGGCGAAGATTGAAAGTCCAGATTTGATATTCCTTGATGTGATTATGCCGGGAAAGGATGGGTATACGGTATGTTATGAATTGAGGAAAAACCCGCAAACAAGGCCGATTCCAATCATTATGCTTACCGCAATCGGACAGCAATTATCCAAGCCCGAATATGCTGTGGATATTGCCATTGACCACCTTGCAGATGATTTCATTGATAAACCAGTTGATACGCAGACCCTTTTGAAGAAGATAGAAAAACATCTGTTATTCAGGTAA
- a CDS encoding response regulator, with product MKSDFPKILVIDDEPTICDACCQILTDKGYSVELAKNGEEGLKKFEDFNPDVVFIDLKMPGISGMDVLKAIVDRKTNAIPIVITGYASIETAVESMKNGAFDFLPKPFTAEELIVITERAVAKKRDLDEKNKIEKEKEMMRQNFISLVSHELRTPLVAVIQYLEVLYGGMAGQISGQQKQIIERMKIRLNELLDLINRWLKLARIEELNIKDNFQEFSLEPLIDESVELIKPLALEKGIKIEKKFANEIYEVFGERDLIKEVLINLITNGVKYNQSQGSVVINCRKNGDYIAVDITDTGIGISEDELKRLGEEFYRVKREGVASGSGLGLAIVKKILDIHNGKLEIRSKLNEGSTFTIYLPISSSMKGNEKRSE from the coding sequence ATGAAGTCTGATTTTCCTAAGATACTTGTAATCGATGATGAACCAACGATCTGTGATGCCTGTTGCCAGATTCTCACTGATAAAGGTTATTCAGTAGAGCTCGCAAAAAATGGTGAAGAGGGATTAAAAAAGTTTGAAGATTTTAACCCTGATGTAGTATTTATTGATTTGAAGATGCCCGGGATAAGCGGAATGGATGTGCTGAAGGCAATTGTTGATAGGAAAACGAATGCGATCCCGATTGTTATCACGGGCTATGCCTCAATTGAAACCGCAGTTGAATCAATGAAAAATGGCGCTTTTGATTTTCTTCCTAAACCGTTCACTGCTGAAGAGTTAATTGTTATTACTGAGCGAGCAGTCGCGAAAAAAAGAGACCTTGATGAAAAGAACAAAATTGAGAAAGAAAAAGAAATGATGCGACAAAACTTTATTTCCCTTGTTTCTCACGAATTACGCACTCCGCTTGTTGCTGTCATACAATATCTTGAAGTCCTTTATGGTGGAATGGCAGGTCAGATTTCTGGACAGCAGAAACAGATTATTGAGAGAATGAAGATAAGGTTGAATGAACTCCTTGATTTGATAAATAGATGGCTGAAACTTGCTCGTATAGAAGAATTGAATATTAAAGATAATTTTCAGGAATTTAGTTTGGAACCGTTGATTGATGAATCGGTAGAATTGATAAAGCCGCTTGCTTTGGAGAAGGGAATAAAGATCGAAAAAAAGTTCGCAAATGAAATTTATGAAGTCTTTGGAGAAAGGGATTTGATAAAAGAGGTCCTTATAAATTTAATTACAAATGGGGTTAAATATAATCAAAGTCAGGGTTCGGTTGTTATAAATTGCAGAAAAAATGGAGACTATATCGCAGTCGATATAACAGATACAGGAATTGGTATTTCAGAGGATGAACTCAAAAGGCTCGGTGAAGAGTTTTATAGGGTAAAAAGAGAAGGCGTTGCAAGTGGTTCTGGTCTGGGGCTTGCGATTGTGAAGAAAATTCTTGATATCCACAATGGCAAGCTTGAAATCAGAAGCAAATTGAATGAGGGGAGCACATTTACAATTTATTTACCCATTTCAAGTAGTATGAAAGGGAATGAAAAAAGGAGTGAGTAA